AGCATCGATTTGCTCAGCATTGCGCTGAATGCCCAACTCCGCGGAAAGGGCTGACCCTGCTTGGCCGACGATCATGATGGCGGTAAACACCGGGCCTATTTCCAAGATCGTAGTCAACGATACTGCCTGCCCCAAAAGAGTCTCAGAACTAAAGTTCGATAACACGTAGTAAAGTTGAAGCCCCAGAACCAACCCAGTGAACAGTCCCACGATCAAAACGATCGGCACACAGCGCACGCCGATCTCATAGACCGCCCGAATCAATTTTTCACCGGCGTGTCGTTGACCAAACAAAGAAACCAGTGAGTGCAGGGTAAACACGGTCAGCTGACCCAATTCGGCCACGGCCCCCACCCCTGCTTGTCCTAGTTTTCTTATCATCTGGCTCGTTCTGTTAAACTAACCGGTAGAATGAGATATGGTTCCCCTTTGTCCAAAGAATTTATCCCAGGTCTTAAAATGGCTTCCTCTTCCTCTTCCTCTTCCTCTTCCTCTTCCTCTTCCTCTTCCTCTGCAGGCAATATCCCATATACTTCTTCCCTCGAAAGAAATAACACCGCTCATTTGCAAATTCCGGACTTTCCGTCATTCTATGAGATATCTCCATGAAACCATTCTCCGGCAATCTAACACAATCAAACCTAAGGATGACTCTGCTACTGGTTGCCATTCCATTTGTGGCGCTGACGGTGGGCATCGGTTGGATTGTGCAAGACAGCCCTGCTACAGCTTTCAAAGCGTACCAAAGAGCCTTGAGTATCAGCGACTGGGATGCGGCATTGGAGATTTCTGATAGTAACACCATCGAGTATCTGGAAAGACTCAATGAATGGATCATGGCAGACAGCAGAGAAGAGCTTTACGGGCTCGGCGCATTCGACCAATTCCTTGTTTTAAGAGCACGCTTCGAAGCAAAAAAGAATCCTTGTGAGAGTCTCGACAATACAGAGCTCTACAGCATTTGGATGAAAGCGCTGGACGTTCGTTCGAAGCTCTTAGAGACGAAGATCATGAATCAGTACTACTTTGGAGATATCGCAATTGGTCAGCTGTTCAGCTCCAAAACGCATTCCAACACAGGTTTGAAATTCCGGCTGATTCATGAATCAGGCTGGAAAGTAGATGCGATCGCTCTCATGAGAGCCTATTACGAATCATCAGGTTGTGTCGGAATCAATGAGGAATCAGTGGAGATCGAAAGCCCCACGCATAGCTACCTCAGCCGACATCCGAGTGAATCGCCACGCATGTCCAATCGACATACGCTTTAGTCGTTTCCGCGTATAAATCGCTTTGCCTTCTGCCAGCTTTCCAGGTCATCGACATCCGATTCTTCCTTTAGCAGGGCAACCGACAATCCTTCTCGCTCACAGATACTAAGTGTCGTTTCGCAAACGGATTCAGTTCCCCAATCAACGCCAGCAAACAACTCCGGTCGGCTCTGTTTGATACCGATTAAATAGTAACCGCCATCCATCGCAGGACCAATAACTACATCATTGGTGTCCAGCGCGGCAAAGGCCTCGTCTAATCGTTCCTGATCAACAAAAGGGCAATCACCTCCAAGAAAAATCAGTTTATCACACCCGGTCCTGAACTCCCATTGCATAGAGCGGGTCAAGCGATCACCTAGCCCCTCTCCCTCTTGCAGGTGATATAGGTAATTCGGTCCCAACCAGCCCTCCATCTCAGACAAGGCATCGGGTGTATAATGGACATGCACATTTGCTTCCGGAATCCGTTTCAATAAAAACTCCACCAGCTCGCAGTAAATTATCAAGGCTCCTTCATCCCCGATGGACTTTGCCAAGCGGGTTTTCACAGCTCCAAGGGTCGGAGCTTTCAAAAAGAGGGAAACGACGTTCATTGCTTTAATAATAAAGGACTTTCTAATCCTCATATTATTCCGCGCAGAAGCCCATAACACAGGCAAGCTGTGAAAAACTTAATCTAATCGCTTGACAACATACCAACTGGTCGGTTTTATAATGACCAAAAATTAGAAATCATGTCTCCACACGTCAAAGCACCTGAAGAAACCAGGGCCCGGATCCTCCAGGTCGCCATGGAAGAAATCCATATGCAAGGATTTCAGGGGGTGAGCATTAATAAGATCGTGGAGAAAGCCGGGGTTACCAAGGGAGCCCTCTTCCATCACTTTAAGGGTAAGAATGAGCTCGGATATGCCGTGGTTGACGAGGTCATTAGCAGGGAGATCCACGAGTTCTGGATTAAACCCATAGCCAATTCTGTCGATCCGGTAAAAGATCTGAAGAAGATACTTTTTGAAGCAAAGAACGAATTCCTCGAGAACCCGGAAATGCTCGTAAAAGGCTGCCCTCTGAGCAACTTGGCTCACGAGATGGCTCCCCTGGATACCACTTTCCGGGAAAAGATCGAAAATCAGTTTTCGCGCTGGCGTGGGGTGCTGCAAAAAGCCTTTGAAGCCGGCAAAACCGCTGGCACGGTCAAGCAAGAGGTCGAAGCAGATGTTGCCGCCGTGTTCATCGTCTCAGCCCTCGAAGGCCTCATCTCTACCTGCAAAAGTTCCCACAATATGGAATTAGCAGCAAAAGTTATGAAAGGCTTTTTCGCCTACCTCGACTCACTGAAAAACTAGAAAGAAATAACTCAATATATTTTTTACACCCAAACATACCAACTGGTCGGTTTTTAAAAATTTAACACATCACTCCCATGAAAGACACAACGCCACACCAGTGGAGAACTTCGCGGCCTGGACCATTCGGAACCGCTGGCTGATTTTGATTCTATCAGTTATCTTCACTCTCGGCGCCGGATACGGTGCCAAGAACATTGAGTTCCTGAACAATTATCGGATTTTCTTTTCGGAAGATAACCCTCAGCTACAAGCGTTTGATCAACTCCAACGCGTTTACACCAAAGACGACCAGGTGTTGATCGCGATGACTCCAGCTGGAGGAGATGCGTTTGATCGACAATTCCTCGAGGCCATTGAATGGACCACCGCTGAAGCGTGGAAGCTGCCCTTCACCACTCGGGTCGACTCGATCACTAATTTCCAAAACTCTGTCGCCGAAGCGGACGACCTCTATGTGGATGATTTGATCATCAATCCGACCGCCATGTCGCAAGCTGAGTTGGACTACACACAGGAAACGGCTTTGACCGAACCTCTGCTGGCTGAACGCCTCATCACACAAAAAGCCTACGTGACAGGCGTAAACGTCACTATGACCTTCCCTGAAAAAGACATCACTGAAGGAACCATTGCCGCAGAGGCTGCCCGTGACCTGGAACAGCGAATTAAAAACAAATTTGCCGGTATCGACGTTCACTTAACCGGGATGGTGATGATGAACAACGCGTTAACCGAATCATCGATGATGGATATGCAAACCATCATTCCTCTCATGTATCTGGGAATCATCAGCAGAGGAGTCGCACATCGACGCGGCAATCCGGTGGAAGGGGATCGTGGGCGACTTTGATATTGGGGCACACTATTTCAGAGGAAACGGACGCGACCCACTTCTTATCCCCCAATTTAAAGAAGACGGACCTGAAAGCTTCAGACCTTTTTTTGGCCAAATTGACCAGTTTGGCATCGACCTACAATAACCCAAAGAAGCCTGGCTCTGGAAATTTGAAGGACTCACACGATCGGGGTGGGACAAAGTTATGAAGCGTCTGTCGGTGGATATGAATACACGTTTTATGGTGTGATAGGATCGGCAACAGATGTAGGTGCCCTTGTGGAGTACCACTACGATTCACGAGGAAGTCGGGCGACCAGCCCCTTCAATCGCGATGTGTTTGCCGGGACCCGAGTTACTCTGAACGATGAACGAGACACCAACATCATAGCCGGAACATTCTGGGATCGCAGCAACGATACCACCTCTGTTCGTATCGAATTCCAACGCCAGATTGGAGCCAACTACAAGCTCGAGGTAGAGTTACAAGGCTTTGTGGAAGTCCCAGTCGGGGATCCCTTCTTCTCCTTCCGTAGGGATTCATTTTTGCAGGTGGAATTGAGGAGGTACTTCTGAGAACTGCTTGTAGCCATGGTCGTGAGACCATGGAAGTCCACAGTCTCACGACCGTGGCTACTTCATCCAGGGAACTAATCCACCTGCAGGATCAGTCCATGAAGGTATTCGCTTTCAGGCATTGAAAGCATCACTGGATGATCCGAAGCCTGGTAACAGTGATGTGAGATCCGCGCCGTCCGACGGGCATCGCTGGCAGCGTCAGTCAAAACAGAGGTGAACACCTCCATCGATACCGCTTGCGAGCAAGTGTAGGTAGCAAGAATGCCTCCGGGATTGAGGGCTTTCAAAGCACGTAGATTGATCTCTTTATAGCCTTTAAGCCCTCCTTCAAGTTGGCCGTGTGAACGCGCAAAAGGAGGCGGATCCAAAATAATAAGATCAAATTTCTCCTCCCGGTTATCCGAAAAGTAATCAAAGACATTGGCTGGCTGGAAGCTTGCCTCCAGCTCGTTGGCTTCAGCATTTACTGTGGCCGCTTTGATGGCGGTATCCGAACTATCGATACCTAATACGGATTCAGCTCCAGCCTTGGCACACTGCAAGGCAAAGGCCCCTTGATTGCAAAAGGCGTCGAGGACCTTTTTGCCAGAAGCGAATGAAGACACCAGAGCATGCTGTTCCCGCTGATCAAGGTAGAACCCGGTCTTCTGCCCTTCAAGTAAATCAAGCCGATAGGTAATTCCCCCGATCTCAACGTCAAAGGGTTCCAAGGGCAGATCTTCAAACGTGCGAATGTAAGTATCGAGTCCCTCCAGCTTTCGAACCGTCGCATCATTTCGGAAAACAACAGCCTCAGCGTCGGTGAGCTCTATTAAAGTAGTCGCGATAGCGGGTAAGCGCATATCCATCGCCAGGGTCAACGCTTGCACAACCAGGACCTTTTCAAATTGATCCACGACCAAGCCCGGTAAGGCATCGGACTCGGACCAAACCAATCGGCGACAAGGTTCCTCAGACCTACGAGCAATGGCTTTTTTCAAAGCATGCCGTACGTAGCCCATGCTAAAAGGCTGTTTATCCATGGAATAGCGGCGCCAAACGATTTTGGATTGGCTGTTGTAAATTCCACTACCAAGAATTCGTTTACGCGAATCGCGGAGCAATACCGTCTTCCCATTTTCAGCGTCTGGTAACAGGGACTGAACCTCGCCGGCAAAGACCCAAGGATGGCCTGAGAGAACCCGACCTCGAGACCGGGGTTGTAGAAACAAAGATTTCATAGGGTTACTTAAGTCTCGAATAGAGATACATGGCCAATGCGACCATGATGATATTGGGCGTCCATGCAGCCACCACTGGAGGCAAGGTGCCCTGCTCCCCAAACATTAGAACCAGGCGAATCACCAAGTAGTAGGAAAAGAACAGGCCGGCGGACTTCGCCACTCCCACCATGGGATTTACGCGAACGCCGGAGACGGAATACGGAACGGCCAAGCCAACAATGATGAAGCAGATAACAGTTCCGGCTAAAATAGAATGATAACGAACCTGGAATGGAATGGCCTTCGGGTTATTCTCTCCTTCGTAGTAATCGAGAATGGTCCGAAGTTCGAAGAGAGACAGGTTCTTCGCCCGTTGCTCAAGCGTGAGAAGCAGTCGAGGAGTTTCGACCAATCCCTCGAGCTCGAGCTGTTTAAACGGTTTCGAAGTTTCCTGAGCTCCGGTTTCCACATTGAAACCCAAATTACGCCCCTGAAGAAAGGTCCAGCTTTCCTCTGCAGTATTAAAAAAGCACTCTCGAGCCTGGATCTTTGACACTTCCTGATTCCAGGCATTGAGCTGAGACACCGTCACACCATAACCGCGATAGGTGTTTTTGTTGAAGCGGTTCATGAACCAGATCCGCCCATCCTTGGGATTGCTAAAGGCCACACTGTAAATAATGCCAGCATCGCGAACCTGCTGCGTCTCCAACTCATAATTGTACTCAAGGTCGTCTAAGATCTGACGTGCCTCTTCCACCGCCCAGGGAACCACCTTCGCGTTTAGATACAATAGCAACCCCGAGAGCATCATACCCGCCAACCAGAGGGATCGGGAGATTTGCCAGAAACTCACACCGCACGAGCGAAGGGCAACTATTTCGTTATTTGAATGGAGATTACTAAGGCAGAAAAGTAAGGAGACGAGAAAGGCTACCGGCAAAATATAGGGCAGCAGACTGGGGATGATAATAAAGTAGTAGTAGAGGATGTCGGCACTCGCTGCATTGAAGTCGAGCAGGTCGCCAAGATTATCATACATATCAAAGATGACCAACAGCCCCAGGGTAGCTCCAAGAGCAAGTAGAAAGGCGCGCAGCCATTCCCAAAATATATAGCGGTCAATTTGATTCACTGGTCAGTATTCCAATGAGCGTACGTCCGCCCATCAAGGGATTTGTTCCTAGAAGAACAATTAATCGCGGCGCTCGATCGTTCCGTCGGCGATTTTGGCCAAATATTTGTTTAGTTCCTCCTTCGCTTTTGGCATGAGGAAATAGAGGCCAATCACATTGGGGAAACACATAGCGAAAATCATAGCATCTGAAAAATCGATTACATTGCCGAGGGTCATGGACGCGCCGATCACTACGAACAAACAAAAGATCAATTTGTAAATGAGTTTGGCTTTCTCGGTGCGACCAAACAGGTAAACCCAACATTGTTCACCATAATAGGACCAAGCGATCATCGTAGAAAAAGCGAACAGGATAACCGCAACGGCCAAAACAAATTTAAACCAAGGCAACACACTCTCGAAGGCAGCAGAAGTAACTCCCACACCCCCTAGCTCTTCAGCTCCCGTCCAAGTTCCGGTGATAATGATGACCAAGGCAGTCATGGTGCAAACCACTACCGTATCTATAAAAGGTTCTAGTAAACTCACTAATCCTTCACTGGCGGGATTCTCAGTACGAACGGCCGAGTGGGCGATAGAAGCTGAACCGATACCTGCTTCATTTGAAAAGGCAGCTCGCTTAAATCCTTGAATCAGAACGCCAATAAATCCACCTGCAACGGCACTTCCCGAGAAGGCACCACCAAAAATTTGACCGATCGCGGAAGGAATCTGCGAGAAATTGGTAACTAAAATCACAATCGCTGCCGTCACATAGATCCCACACATGAAGGGAACAATCTTAGCCGTTGTTTTAGCGATGCTACGAATACCACCGATAATTACCACTCCGACAATGACGGCGACAATGAGTCCAAACAACCAGCCTTTGCCAGCCCACCAGCTAGTATCTCCGCCCGTGACGTCCACAAACTGGGAGTATGCCTGATTAATCTGGAACATGTTTCCACCTCCCAAAGATCCGCCGATACAAACGATGGCGAAAAATACAGCCAGCACGTTACCCAAGCCCAGCATGCCTTTCTCAGCAAAGCCGCGGCTCAAATAATACATGGGACCGCCATAGGTCGTTCCGTTCTCGTCGATCTGACGATACTTCACACCAAGCGTACATTCTACAAATTTTGAGGACATACCTAACAGCCCGGCAAGAATCATCCAGAAAGTAGCTCCTGGTCCTCCCAAACTGATGGCCACCGCAACACCCGCTATATTTCCTAGCCCAACCGTTCCAGACAAGGCAGCGGACAGAGCTTGGAAGTGAGACACCTCGCCCTTCTCGTTGGGATCCGTATATTTCCCACGGACAATGTCGATAGCCAGCCCGAACCCCCGAATGTTAATAAAGCGAAAGTAGACAGTAAAAATGATCGCACCAACCAATAACCAGATAAGCACAAGGGGTACCATCTGACCTGCGATTGGAATGCTGTAGAAGACAACGTTAACGATGACGCTGGTAACGGGTTCCACCGCGGCATTGATCTTATCGTCGAGATTTTGTTCGGTCACTTCAGCAACTGCATTTGCGGCAGCTTCAATCTCTTCCTGTGCAAACAACGGTACTCCAAGGAAAAGCGTTAAACTAAACAGAAAGAGCCCACAGGTTCGAGAAAGGTTAACAATATTCATGCAGAAAAAGAAGTTGCTGAAAAAACTGCACTATTGAGAAGCTCATCTCAGAGGCAAGTTTTTAGACGCCAAGGATAACCGAATCCAAGCTGTAGGAAGGGAGCTTGCTCCCGAAATCAAACAGTCCTTAAGAAATCGAATCGGGAGCAAGCTCCCTTCCTACACTCCCAAATAATCCATCAAAACCGACGGATCCTTAAACGAATTAAAAAGCACAGACGGCTCGTGATCTCTGAGCTGTTCAACGGAATGATGGCCTGTGGCTACAGCAACCGTGTGGGCACCAATGACTTTACCACATTCGATATCTTTGGGCGTATCCCCGATGACATAGATTTGCTCCGGCGACCATTCCAGATGCAAATGTTCACGTGCCAGATCCAAGGCATGGCGACTGAGATCATTTCGATGATCGCTGTGGTCAGCAAAGGCCCCAAAGCGAAAGAAATGGTCCACTCCAAGGTAGCCCAATTTGATATCCGCCCCTCTTCGTACATTCCCGGTAAGCAATCCCTGATGCACCGCATCATGATCATGAAAATGCTCCAGAAGCTCTTGAGTACCTTCGATGGCACGCGCATTGGAAGCGTCCAACATTTCAGGTAAGTAGGACAAGTAGCAATTGATCAGCTCCTTCGCTTCTTCACGCGTTACCTCTCTACCCGCTTTCTCCAACATTGCATAGGCAATGGAATAATCGGTGGCGCCTAACCAATCAATGGATGCAACCGGTATTTCATAACCAAAGTGGTCCACCGTGGCGCGATCGAAAGCCATTGGGCCCGCTCCTTTTGCCGATAGAAGCGTCCCGTCAATGTCCCATAGTAAAAGTATCTCCTTAGAATAGTACATAAATTAGAAAGAGCTCGACTCGCACTGCGAGGATGCTGTGGCCCTCCCTTTCCTCAAAAACAAGGTAGGGCTAGAGCATCCCTGCTCTGCCGCTTCAGAGAAAATGAAGTATCCCTTACTCATGGAGTAGATATCAGTGTTTGATTGGCCACTTTTTGATTGGGCATGAGTTTTATCAACGTACCTTCAACGATGTCTCCCACTACGCGATTCAATTGCACCTTGGCAATTTGGTTATGCAGATCTTGGTCCGATTCAACAACCACTCGAACGAAGTTATCGGTATAGCCCGGCCATAGCCCATCTTTGGGATCTTCGAAGAGAACCGTCATTTCTCTACCTACATGGGTTTCGTAATAATCGTAGCGCTTCGACTCGCTCAAGCGACGAAGCTTGGCACTCCGTATCTGCTTCTCAGGTACACTGAGGCGATCCTCCATGCGAGCTGCTGGTGTACCGTCGCGTTCAGAGAAAGAAAACACGTGGCAGTATGAGAATGGATTATCCATAAATGTCCGGCAGGTCTCTTCAAACTCCGCTTCCCCTTCGTTGGGATAACCGACCATGATGTCTGTTCCTAAACAAAGGTCGGTCACGGATTCATGAGCCAGGTATAAGAAATCTAGATACTCTTTGAGATCATACTTCCGGCGCATGGATTTAAGCACGGCATCCGAACCCGCCTGAAGTGGAATATGGAGGAAAGGCAGGAGCGCATGCTCCGGATCATTCATCCGTGGAAACAGTTCGGTAGGAATCGTTGTAGGCTCAATGGAGCTGATGCGGATGCGATCAATTCCCTCAATCGTATCCAAGCGATCCAGGACCTCTAGCAAGTCACCATCGTGGCTGTTGAAGGTCCCAATATTAACACCGGTGAGGACAATCTCCCGGACACCCCGATCAGCCATCTGTCGTGCCTCAGCCAACAGGTTTTCCATGTCACGTGACCGTGCAGGCCCACGGGCTTTTGGGATAATGCAAAATGAACAGATGAAACTACAGCCATCCTGGATCTTTAGATTGGCTCGCTTCTCGTAGGGCTGGTCGCCCACAAAATCGATAGTAAAGTCGTCCTTGGTAATCCTATCGCGGATAATGGCAGGCTTTTCATTTTTACCCAGCTGAACGTAGTCGAGCACGTTTAGCTTTTCACGATTACCCATAATCAAATCGACGCCTGGAATCTCTGCGATCTCCTTATAGCCAATCTGTGAGTAGCAGCCGACAACCGCCACAAAGGCTTCTGGGTTTTTCCGGATGTAACTTCGAATCGCATTCCTACATTTGGCATCGGCCAAGCGAGTCACCGTGCAGGTGTTGATGATAGCGAGGTCGCTCGCTTCGCCAAAAGGAACCGTATCATAGCCAGCCTTCTCAAGCTGATCACGCAATATGAAGGACTCCGACTGATTAAGTCGGCATCCAAGAGTATGCACAGAAGCGCGTTTTCGACTGGCTTTGACAGAAACCATGGTGGGCTCAAAGACGGTCTTTAGAACCGCCTATCGAGCAAGCATAAAATCCCCATTTCCCAGGATTCCTCTGGTGATCCAACTAAGCTCCATCCTGATCTAGAACGCGAGAAAACGCGACGAAATGTGAAGTTGACGAAGAGATAGACAAAGGAGCGCACGTCCGTACGTGACAGAGCCGAGAAGGAGGAACACTTTGCATGTCGGTGCGAGGATGGGAGCAAACATACTTCCCAAAACTCTTAGTAGCTTCGAACAGGACCCACCAAAACAGCAATCTCTACTCCGCTTGCTCCCATTCTCTTTTCTCGCGATCTAGACTTTATTGTTCTTTCGCCAGCGGTAAAGCGTCGTCAGATGAATACCCATACGCGATGCGACCCAAGCGTAGTCATTGTCGCTTTGTTCGAGGAGCAATTTTGCATGTTTGTAACGATCCTTCTTATTAGGGGGGGCTCCCTGAAGATAACCTGAAATATCATCGCGCGCAGGTAAATTATAGACCGGTGCCGGTTGTGGAGCAGCAGCTGGAGTGGTCAGCGGAAATGGATCAGCGGTATACCCGGCTACTTGAGGAGTTGGCTGAGAAACAGTAGCAGCATGGGCCCGTTCCATGGCCAATGATTCGTGACTTCTACGAGGTGCTTCCCACCAACTTGAACGCAGTATTTGTCCATTATTTAATATAACCAGCCGATCGATGGCCTGCTTAAGCTCCCGCACGTTGCCTGGCCAAGCATACGATTGAAAACGGTTGATTAACTCAGGCTCAATGCTGTCGAAGCTTTTCCCGAAACGTTCTACGCTCATTTTGAGAAAGGACTGAGCAAGAATGGGGATATCTTCAACCCGTGCCCTCAGAGGTGGTATATTCAAAATAACTTCCGATATCCGGTAGTACAGATCTGCCCGAAAGATTCCTTTTGGAATCTCGAGTTCCAGATCGCGATTCGTAGCCGTGATCACCCTGAGATCCACAGAGTATTCCTCATTACTACCCAAACTTCGCGCTTTTCGCGTTTCCAGGAAACGCAATAGCTTCGGCTGAAGCATGATGTCCATTTCCCCAATCTCATCGAGAAAGAGCGTACCCCCATCTGCTTCCTGAATCAGTCCCTTTTTGGAAGAGACGGCTCCGGTGTAAGCCCCTTTTTTTACTCCGAAAAGCTCGGACTCAATCAGATCCTTTGGGATGGCAGCACAATTCACCGCAACAAAACTATTTTTCCCGGAGGAATTGTGAATCGCCTGTGCAACTCGCTCCTTACCTGCTCCCGATTCTCCTAGCACAAGTACCGATACATTGGTCGGACCGATGATCGATGCACTTTGCTTCAAACTCTGCAATGCGGCCGATTGGCC
This genomic stretch from Opitutia bacterium ISCC 52 harbors:
- a CDS encoding TIGR04282 family arsenosugar biosynthesis glycosyltransferase; the protein is MNVVSLFLKAPTLGAVKTRLAKSIGDEGALIIYCELVEFLLKRIPEANVHVHYTPDALSEMEGWLGPNYLYHLQEGEGLGDRLTRSMQWEFRTGCDKLIFLGGDCPFVDQERLDEAFAALDTNDVVIGPAMDGGYYLIGIKQSRPELFAGVDWGTESVCETTLSICEREGLSVALLKEESDVDDLESWQKAKRFIRGND
- a CDS encoding TetR/AcrR family transcriptional regulator, which encodes MSPHVKAPEETRARILQVAMEEIHMQGFQGVSINKIVEKAGVTKGALFHHFKGKNELGYAVVDEVISREIHEFWIKPIANSVDPVKDLKKILFEAKNEFLENPEMLVKGCPLSNLAHEMAPLDTTFREKIENQFSRWRGVLQKAFEAGKTAGTVKQEVEADVAAVFIVSALEGLISTCKSSHNMELAAKVMKGFFAYLDSLKN
- a CDS encoding class I SAM-dependent rRNA methyltransferase; amino-acid sequence: MKSLFLQPRSRGRVLSGHPWVFAGEVQSLLPDAENGKTVLLRDSRKRILGSGIYNSQSKIVWRRYSMDKQPFSMGYVRHALKKAIARRSEEPCRRLVWSESDALPGLVVDQFEKVLVVQALTLAMDMRLPAIATTLIELTDAEAVVFRNDATVRKLEGLDTYIRTFEDLPLEPFDVEIGGITYRLDLLEGQKTGFYLDQREQHALVSSFASGKKVLDAFCNQGAFALQCAKAGAESVLGIDSSDTAIKAATVNAEANELEASFQPANVFDYFSDNREEKFDLIILDPPPFARSHGQLEGGLKGYKEINLRALKALNPGGILATYTCSQAVSMEVFTSVLTDAASDARRTARISHHCYQASDHPVMLSMPESEYLHGLILQVD
- a CDS encoding LptF/LptG family permease, with the protein product MNQIDRYIFWEWLRAFLLALGATLGLLVIFDMYDNLGDLLDFNAASADILYYYFIIIPSLLPYILPVAFLVSLLFCLSNLHSNNEIVALRSCGVSFWQISRSLWLAGMMLSGLLLYLNAKVVPWAVEEARQILDDLEYNYELETQQVRDAGIIYSVAFSNPKDGRIWFMNRFNKNTYRGYGVTVSQLNAWNQEVSKIQARECFFNTAEESWTFLQGRNLGFNVETGAQETSKPFKQLELEGLVETPRLLLTLEQRAKNLSLFELRTILDYYEGENNPKAIPFQVRYHSILAGTVICFIIVGLAVPYSVSGVRVNPMVGVAKSAGLFFSYYLVIRLVLMFGEQGTLPPVVAAWTPNIIMVALAMYLYSRLK
- a CDS encoding alanine:cation symporter family protein; the encoded protein is MNIVNLSRTCGLFLFSLTLFLGVPLFAQEEIEAAANAVAEVTEQNLDDKINAAVEPVTSVIVNVVFYSIPIAGQMVPLVLIWLLVGAIIFTVYFRFINIRGFGLAIDIVRGKYTDPNEKGEVSHFQALSAALSGTVGLGNIAGVAVAISLGGPGATFWMILAGLLGMSSKFVECTLGVKYRQIDENGTTYGGPMYYLSRGFAEKGMLGLGNVLAVFFAIVCIGGSLGGGNMFQINQAYSQFVDVTGGDTSWWAGKGWLFGLIVAVIVGVVIIGGIRSIAKTTAKIVPFMCGIYVTAAIVILVTNFSQIPSAIGQIFGGAFSGSAVAGGFIGVLIQGFKRAAFSNEAGIGSASIAHSAVRTENPASEGLVSLLEPFIDTVVVCTMTALVIIITGTWTGAEELGGVGVTSAAFESVLPWFKFVLAVAVILFAFSTMIAWSYYGEQCWVYLFGRTEKAKLIYKLIFCLFVVIGASMTLGNVIDFSDAMIFAMCFPNVIGLYFLMPKAKEELNKYLAKIADGTIERRD
- a CDS encoding HAD hydrolase-like protein, giving the protein MYYSKEILLLWDIDGTLLSAKGAGPMAFDRATVDHFGYEIPVASIDWLGATDYSIAYAMLEKAGREVTREEAKELINCYLSYLPEMLDASNARAIEGTQELLEHFHDHDAVHQGLLTGNVRRGADIKLGYLGVDHFFRFGAFADHSDHRNDLSRHALDLAREHLHLEWSPEQIYVIGDTPKDIECGKVIGAHTVAVATGHHSVEQLRDHEPSVLFNSFKDPSVLMDYLGV
- the mtaB gene encoding tRNA (N(6)-L-threonylcarbamoyladenosine(37)-C(2))-methylthiotransferase MtaB, which gives rise to MVSVKASRKRASVHTLGCRLNQSESFILRDQLEKAGYDTVPFGEASDLAIINTCTVTRLADAKCRNAIRSYIRKNPEAFVAVVGCYSQIGYKEIAEIPGVDLIMGNREKLNVLDYVQLGKNEKPAIIRDRITKDDFTIDFVGDQPYEKRANLKIQDGCSFICSFCIIPKARGPARSRDMENLLAEARQMADRGVREIVLTGVNIGTFNSHDGDLLEVLDRLDTIEGIDRIRISSIEPTTIPTELFPRMNDPEHALLPFLHIPLQAGSDAVLKSMRRKYDLKEYLDFLYLAHESVTDLCLGTDIMVGYPNEGEAEFEETCRTFMDNPFSYCHVFSFSERDGTPAARMEDRLSVPEKQIRSAKLRRLSESKRYDYYETHVGREMTVLFEDPKDGLWPGYTDNFVRVVVESDQDLHNQIAKVQLNRVVGDIVEGTLIKLMPNQKVANQTLISTP
- a CDS encoding sigma-54 dependent transcriptional regulator, which gives rise to MQVTLIPCANSEAYLAKLAAIGLTPYVEDSDHINDLQAENTEQVYFVSLETAQGENWADIRMRLAEGNRYYLVVGGDLSTEQVITFIRDGAFDVLDLRDTDNRWLSAVHEAVSSQDLWWQLYGGYSSSTNEDLLGQSAALQSLKQSASIIGPTNVSVLVLGESGAGKERVAQAIHNSSGKNSFVAVNCAAIPKDLIESELFGVKKGAYTGAVSSKKGLIQEADGGTLFLDEIGEMDIMLQPKLLRFLETRKARSLGSNEEYSVDLRVITATNRDLELEIPKGIFRADLYYRISEVILNIPPLRARVEDIPILAQSFLKMSVERFGKSFDSIEPELINRFQSYAWPGNVRELKQAIDRLVILNNGQILRSSWWEAPRRSHESLAMERAHAATVSQPTPQVAGYTADPFPLTTPAAAPQPAPVYNLPARDDISGYLQGAPPNKKDRYKHAKLLLEQSDNDYAWVASRMGIHLTTLYRWRKNNKV